DNA sequence from the Desmodus rotundus isolate HL8 chromosome 4, HLdesRot8A.1, whole genome shotgun sequence genome:
AGAAATGTTCTAGTTCTTAGTTAGGAAGTAGGTATATGAGTGTTTTATTAGTATACTTGATAACATCTAtgttgcatatattttatatatgtatcaaatacatacagaaatatGGTGACCAGTGGCTACCAGAGGCAGCTAGTTGTAGGGAGTAGGTGAAACGGGTGAAGGATAGCAAAGACCAGTTCTAAGTCCTGGGGATGTTACGTACAGCATTGTGACTGTAGTTAGTAATACTGCATCACCTATTTGAAAGTTGCTATGGACGGTGATGGATGTTCAACTAGACTAACTGTGGTGACCATTTCACAATGCACAGAGAGCGaatcatgctgtacacctgaaactaataggtcaattacatctcaataaaataacaggaaagtgtcaaaaaagaagaaatatagtGACCAGAAATACTTTTATATTGCTAAGAAGAGACTGAAAAAGCACATCATCTTCCCTTAAAGGCATACAGACCATCTTGTGAAAGCAGAGTTATGTAGCTAGTTAGGTGGAACAGTTAACTTTTTCAGTCATAAAGAACACTGGTCAACTACTGATTAGTTGTGGGTCTTAAAACACTTAATGtctttgaaactattttttaactGTGAAATGCAGAATTACTGTAgagattaaaatattatttaaaatgttgttatAAAATAACTGGTACAgactatacatttaaaaaattatacgtATCAATACTCCCCATGACTAGTGCTCAAGTTTAAGAAATTCCTATTCTTAACTCATATTCTAACACATTTGTTCAGGAAGACTGAATTTAGCCTCAATCATTAAGATAATGGAAGAACGATTTgtcaaaacagcaacaaaaacaactaGAATTTTTTTGCATTCAAGTAAAGTTTGCCCTCAAAGAAGCGATATACTTCATTCACTGGAGGAGCTATTGCTCAGGGTGACTTTAGTACTCTTCCACTAAAActgtttacttttgaaaaattttttccagtgaaagaaaatattctttgtgGGTAGACTGCACCTGTGATAagcatgaaatattttgaatcaAGTATGATGAATAAAGCACTCAGGACCACAGCCAAGTTAAGACCCTGCTCAAAATCAACGTGACTTTCATGAGACCAGTTCTTAGATGACAAATGGGATCTTCAGGCTGCTTTTCCAAAGAGGAGTTTCAGATTAGTTTTTAGCAATGACAacacagctaaaaaaaaatgtaccttcATGAAGTTACTACCTAGAAGGACAACATTCATCTTAATGCATAATGAATCTTATTTCTATACAGTACAGGTCTGCAATTGCTTGAGAGACAGTTGCTTAGTGGCCGATTGTACCGGTTACCTTTAACTTTTGTAAGGGTAACAAACATCTTCCTATTTTCAATTAAACAGAAAGAtcctttttatgagaaaaatattgcAGCCAACCTACTAAATCAATTTGTATTTGAGTGATGGAGAATAAATAATTACATTGCTTTGATAAAATTCATAAAAGTAATCAGTGAGAAGTTTTACCGACTGTATAGAAAGACATTCCTATTTAGAATAGAtgcaatgtattttaataaatagcGTTGATATGAACCCAACTCTTTGATCTCAGTACTTGATAgtgtatataataatttattattttgatttgctCTGGAGTATTACTATACAAATTTATATATGGTCTTAAGACAATATTATGTTGAAGTTTTATTGCCACCTGTAAACTCCACATAAAGGGGAAAAGAGACAGAGCCAACGGCATCCCAAtagtaatttctttaaaagtctgAGATGAGAAATCACAGAAAACATTCTTAACTGATAAGACATGAATAGATTCTAAATGCATTCTCTACACGGAGGAAAAGGGAACAAAAAATGTTTCACATTTATCATTTGCAAGAGTAGTTTATGCAATTTCAACAATCTCTTAACTAGACATTTCATAGCATTTTAAGTTCAAAATACATATGGTAATTAAGAGAATGAATAATACTCCTCAGAGGGAATACAAGGTTTattcagacattaaaaaataatcaattagTTACACAAAATATGGTGAAATTAGTCAAAAACAATATcaagtaatttgtttttaaagtggcaGTGCAATAACAGTAAAGCAGTGGCTTTAATGACTATATGGGAAAATCACACAAAAGCACCTAGAAATATATCCTGAAGAAATAATAtgcaaattttcattttttcttttttccatgtacAATTTCAAAATTTAGCTCTATTTTATATCACTTTTTGATGGGCATTTTAACATCTGAGCTAAAGTAACAGGCCTCACAATCACGGAGccatcttttaatatttcatctcTTTATACCTATGAATATAATCATCTTTCAACTCCATGATTCCTTCAGCCTGATTCTCATTTCATATCTTAAAGAATATGTGTTTACTAAAGAGATTGGGCATATGATTCCGCTATTTATCTTTTCAACCACTGCCAGGTCCTTCAAGGCTGCGCTTCTGACTGTGCACACATAATGTGCCTGCCAGTCAGCCACATTTCCGTTTGCTTCATGTGACTTCTCCTATGAGTAGTTCGTATTTTATGGGTAGCTGGGGTACCAACTTAGTATGTTAGATGActactgtaaaataaaaatcacaattggAAATGTAACATCTTTCTATTCCTAAATTCTATACACATGACAAAGGCAgagatgttaaagaaaaaatattttaaataatcttagaAATAAGATCAAAATCCCCTTCACCACCAAATAAACAGAACAAACTAACTAGTAACTACAGCTTGACAAGCACTGTAATACAGGAACACCATCAGATATGACAAATACACAGTTGAAGCCAGGTTTTGAGACTTATTCTCTACATTCGGCCAGTTGTAGCCAGTCTTGTAAGTCCTACAGAGTTAAATGCACTGGGGACCGTCTGAATATGGTTATAGTTATATAAGAGAACACTGGTTCAGATCCAGCAGTGACATATGAACTTGCTCACAGGCTGAGAGCAAAAAAATGGCATAATTTGGGAACTTTTAAATCTGCTTCATGAAAGACCTTTTTCTGCTACGCTGAGCTCTCCTAcaattttgcctcttttttttggAGGGTCTATCATACCTAATAGATACTAGCTTTTGTAATGTAGCTTTTTGATCTACTGCACTGACAAGCCCAGGTTGCCCTTTAATGAAGACCTCCAGCGCTGCTTAACTAGGTAATGAACTTCAGGGCTGGCTAGATGGGGTTAGTGTTTTTCATTCCCCTGCTTCCCTGTGAACCAGAAGACTGACCAGTAGTGAACTATACTGAATTCTAAGGCATGACTAAAGGAAAATTTAGAAAGGTCTGGAACAGAAGTATCAAACTGCATTgcaaatacaaaatagaaaatatttaatattcttcataaatatttataaaaatatatacatataatgaatAGGTCATTTTATAATGCTGGTTAAAACCATCAAAAGCTGTTAAATCTGTAGGTATATGAATATCCTGGCTTCAAATTAACgtacagaaatattttcaattcaaGTTCAATAAATATACCAAAGGGGattaaataaaacaggaaaggagaaccaagatggcggcgtaggtagacacactgcgcctcctcgcacaaccagaactgacagagaatcgaacagcaagggggaccaacaccaagaaaatagaaaataaacattcatccagactggtaggaggggcgaagacgggcaccggggtggagaggactcgcgtggctgtggcgggactgagactggcggagtgtgggacggatggcgcaggcagtccgagcactagcagaccctgcggccccacatttgcacagataaacccggagggccggactcagagtggcagagatcgggacaggcagagcagcgggtagcaccccgcggccccacattcgtgcacagataaaccgggacgaacggcggggagcgaagcagattgcgtaacccagggctccagcacgggagaaataaagcctcaaacctctgattgaaaacgcccgtgggcgttggggcggcagcaggagagactcctagcctcacaggagaggttgttggagagacccacaggggcctagagtgtgcacaggcccacttactcgggaaccagcaccagaggggcccagtttgattgtgggtagcggagtgaaagactgaaatccggaggagagtgaggcgggcgccattgctcccactcggcccctcccccacgtacagcgtcacagcgcagccaccagcattaccccacccctgggaacacctaaggctccgccccttaaagtaacagacacgccaagacaaaaaaaaaaaaaatggcccaaatgacagaacacttcaaagctccagaaaaaatacaactaagcgacgaagagatagccaacctatccgatgcacagttcaaagcactggttatcaatatgctcacagacttggttgaatctattcgaaaaacagatgaaaaaatgaagcctatgctaagagaaacaaaggaaaatgtacagggaaccaatagtgatgcgaaggaaactgggactcaaatcaatggtgtggaccagaaggaagaaacaaacatccaaccagaaaagaatgaagaaacaagaacttggaaaaatgaggagaggcttaggaacctcccggacgccttgaaacgttccaacatccgaattataggggtgccagaaggagaagaggaagaacaaaaaattgaaaacttatttgaacaaataatgaaggagaacttccctaatctggcaaaggaaatagacttccaggaagtccaggaagctcagagagtcccaaagaagctggacccaaggaggaacacgccaaggcacatcataattacattacccaagattaaacgcaaggatctacatccaagattactgtatccagcaaagctatcacttagaatggaagggaagataaagtgcttttcagataaggtcaagttaaagaagttcatcatcaccaagcccttattatatgaaatgttaaagggagttacctaagaaaaagaagataaaaaataggaacagtaaaaatgacagcaaactcacagttattaacggccacacataaaacaaaaacgagagcaaactaggcaaacaactagaacatgagggttgtcattaagggagtgggagggggtgagggggggaaggtacagagaataagtagcatagatgataggtggaaaatagacagggggagggtaaaaatagtgtaggaaatgtagaagccaaagaacttataagtatgacctatggacatgaactatagggggggaatgtgggagggaggggggtgggcaggatggagtggagtggggggggaaatgggacaactgtaatagcataatcaataaatatattaaaaaaaaaaaaaaaaaaagacagggacATAGTTACTTAGGCTTAATCACATGATATTGCTTATCTACAAAAATAACCATCTCCTATGGTTTATTaagaaatgtataatatatataatgtatatataatgtatataatgtataatgtatatataaaggtATAATGTATAATAGCAAATAGAAGGGGGCAATCAGGGCCAATTCTACAGGTGCCAGGTCATCTAGGGGGCAGGAGTTGACTTGCATGTAGGCACCCTGAATGTGACAGTTGCAGTCTTCAACCATGCCCAGTACCAGAGTGGAGTTGTTGTCTTTCATAGCCCATTCTGACAGCTGATTTGTCCTCAGGGCTCAAAAGCCAGTGGATCCCGTACTGAAGTGATCATGTATAACCTGAGCTGTTACAACCCCAGTTCCTTTATCCTTGTGGGAATACCTGGCCTGGAGAAATTCCACATATGGATTGGGATTCCCTTTTGTGTCATCTATGTTGTGGCTATTGTGGGCAATTGCATCCTCCTCTACCTCATTGCAGTTGAGCACAGCCTCCATGAACCCATGTTCTTCTTCCTGTCGATGCTGGCTACCACAGACCTTGTCTTGTCCATTGCCACAGTGCCCAAACTGCTCAGTAACCTCTGGCTTGGCTCCCAGGAAATAACCTTCTCTGGTTGTCTCACCCAGATGTTCTTCCTCCACTTCAGCTTTGTGGTGGACTCAGCCATTCTGCTGGTCATGGCATTTGATCTCTATGTGGCCATCTGCTTCCCTTTGAGATACACCGTCATCCTGACTCCGCAGGTGATCATCAAGCTTGTCGTGAGCATTGTTGCGAGGAGCTTCTCTGTTATCCTGCCAGATGTTTTTCTGCTGAAACGCTTACCCTTCTGCAGGACACGTATCATCCCACACACATACTGCATTTGGTGATTGGCAACACCAGGAACCCAAGCACATGTGGGTTGGACCCACACGCTGTGCAGCAGAAGGCAAAGGGGGTTTTCATCATATTATAGAACTAATGTATGAAGGcagaatataatgaaaaagataCCTACCCTTAAGGTCACAAGATGACTATTTAAGGGAGACTTAAAGTATTTAAACTACAGGGAAATAAGTGAAACTTCTCCAGAGGGTGGTACCtaatagtataaataataaaaaagggcTCAAGTATTCTGAACAATTCAATAACAAGGACTGAGAAAGGTGGGCTATTTGAGAGGCTGAAATAATGGGAACAaccttcaggaaaagaaaaaaacttcagaaTGTATAGGAAGCACCTTTTCTATAAATGGAGAACCTGAAAATAAAACGTTGCAGGAGCAGCAATAGTTGAGGAGCACAGTGCTGCCTATCTGAAGTGAATATTAAGAGTAGATTAACCCACcacaaacaaataacaacaaaaaatcactCAGCAAAATGTTTTATGATTAGTCATTTAGTTGACAAATAAGTATCAGCTTGTGAAAGGGCCTGAGGCAACATTAGCCTGAGGAGCTGTGGTTGCAGAAACTACTTTCTGCCAAGAactaaaagtgatttttttttatctgatcCAAATGGGATTGAGGTACAGAGGCAAAGTCCACATGCTATAAAATATCACCAACCTCTCATGgttattttatttgccttttgtCTGTGGTGAGATAGTTtgcaaaaatgatttatttacacACGGGCATAATATATATTGTGGGAATTGTTCCAGAAGAGCTGGAATCATCCGCTGACTCTGGGAAAACagaggaaactaaagaaaaacagagaaaacacaagAAGGAAGCATACCTACTCTTTCTGGCTTGGACAGTTTACCTTCTTCAAAAGTGTTATTACTGTATGGTTGATTGTTTCCACTGTGAAATGAGCTTCATTCCTCTCCTTGGGCTTAATCAGCAGTGGTGAGAGCTCTTGGCCTTTCAAAAGCCCCAAGGGGTTCTGCTCACTCAAGGTACTGCCTGTCCTAGATAGAAGACCTGGAACTGCAAGGACTTAGTAGTCCACCCAGACTTTGGGACATCAGAGCCTCAAGTACTAGACCCCTGGGAAGGGCCTCATTGTGCCCAATTGATTTCGTGGCAATGGTCCCTGGTTGATTTCATGACAATGGTCCCTCAGGATACCACAAGCTTGAGTGCCTTCTTTGAAGTCCAGGAATAGGAATAAGAGGATTGTTCACTTGGCGGTCCTCATCGAGGGCTTGGGTTTGGTGAATATTAGATAATGAGCAAGGCAGACAAGGTGGGAAGTCAAGGGCAGATCTCAGACCCAGATCCTGGAGGATGCCTACTAAAGGACATATAGAGGCCCTACAAGGAGAAACACATTAGGCTAAGAAAAGACAGCATGGACTCAGATCAGCTTTCCTCATGAAATAGAGACTGTCGGCATGGGGACCAGATTTTAATGTCTTAAGGGGTTGGAATGAGGACAGATAAATGGGGCAGAAGAAAACAAGTAGAATTGGGCTATCTTGAGGACACAGTTCAATAGCCAAAACCAAATGCTTTGAGAGCTCAGATCTAGAAGAGCAGACTCGGGCTCTGTGGTTTCCTTGTGATTGAAAGTTTCTATCATTATGTGGGTTTCTGCCATCTGTGTGTATTTGCATGtgtttataataataatgatattacATGATAGTTGCTATGCATTGAGAACTTAACATTTCCAGTCATGGAGTTGAGGCCTTTGCTAATGTGGCTGCCACAAAAATTCTATGAAGAAACAGGTGTTTTAGAGAGATCAAGTACTTTGTTtggtataatgaaaaaaataacaccgATCAAATGTAAACCCAAGATATGGGactttaaaatttgatttcttcagcagtaaaaataatgtgactttaaaaaaaaaaaaaaaaaaaaaaaaaaaaaataaaacaggaaaaaaatctttgttttaccAACAATATCTTTTATTTGTGATGAATGACTTGAACTAACCAGTAAACTATAGTCTACATAAGGTTTATgtaaaaatgcattcattttctGATAATAAATTAATCCAGATTCTGTACAGTTAGAAACACCAAGATGGTGGCAAATAGCAAAATAAGGAGTTCAGAATCAAACAAGTCAAAAAAGAGTGTTGAACACATATTTTAAGGTTCCCCTCATTAAGCAGTCACATAAGCTATATCCTTTTTTTCTCAAGGTTTCTTCACTGGGCACCAGAATAACATCAACTCTAAAGCCTTCCTGTAGTATTACCCTGGTTCAACTTTTGATTATGTAAAAATTCCTTTTTGTatgagatgaaaaaataaaagtgtacatTCGTTCAGGTGGAATTCGTTCAGCTAGGTCTCTTGGTATCTTAACAAGTCAAACTGAAATTAAGATCTTCTAACACTCCGCAAGTTTCTGAAAATGCAGCCAAGTGGCACTCAGAAAGAGGACACATTTGTTTCTACTTCTGTAAATatccaagaaattgaaaaatcaacACCTACAAAAAAGCAAGGCATAAATTCATCAGCACCAAATAGAATTGCTCTTTAAAAGAAGGTTTCTTACCTATCCTGATATCCTGGTGTTGATGAATAGGTTCTAATGTGCCCTCTAGGAAAAATCCACTGCCTAAGGTTAATACCTTTAggcaaaagaaaatgtaaaactatgcAAATGActctgttttacattttgattcaTCTACACTTTTTAAAAGGGATTCTAACATTTGACATGACTTTAAACCTTTTTTCAGAGCAGGGATGGTTTCAAGTTACAATGTCTTCCTTCCCTACTCAATTATTTGCTAAAgtggaaagaaacaaatttaattacTAATAATTCTTTACCTACTATTCCAAAAGTTGCACTTAGTCACAATACAacagtttacatttaaataaGACTCTAGTAGTAACTAAAATTATTCAAAGATGGTCATACAAAATCTGGGTCATCTTTCTTGACTGTCAGACAAGACTAAATCGTTGATGGCCGAAACTCAAATCACATGCAGTCAACCACATTATTGGGCCCGTGCCCTACATCTCGAATTTGGCTAGTTAAACAGGCACACACAGCTACACCCGCTCCAGCTCTGCAGTGAGACACAGATCCAACCAGCTCCCATCTGCAAAGACAGCGCAGAAAGAATGTTATCTTGAAACAAAGCATGATTCactcaaaatatcaacaagataAAAACTGCCTATTACGGGACAGGTTTTAAAAGAGACCAAGCTTTCTTAGGGAGATGAGATATCCCAAATGTTTTATGTTAACTACATCTAGCAGCATTTTAGCACTGTGAAGTAATCAGTTACTGGAAGATCCCATTAAAGCAGATAACAAAAATTACCTATTCAGCACTGGATCAAATGCTTCTACAGTATTTAAGTATGCATTGCCATTATGACCACCAACTGCAAAGATCTTGCCCATCACTGTTGCgatccccactccacccctgggAGTGGTAAGTGCTGCTACATAATCCCACTTGTTGTTTCGAGGGTCATACCGCTCAACTGAACTCAGAGGAGAATTATCATCAAAACCAcctacagagagaaaaaattttaaagagcattacattttatagaaattaaCTGCTAAGTCTCAATTCAACAACTTCAACAAacctaatcttttaaaaacattttagagaACAGAGAAAGTCCGGGAAAAAATGCACCTCAACATCTATCACCACTACCAACTCCTATTAGATATTTTCTACAATTCAAGATAattgaaatagtattttattgcAATACAAGGATTTAATCTTAAAGTAGGAAATACTGTAGTCCCTGTATCtaagaatataatttaagaaaaaagaaaaaaaacaacagacattCCTATAATTTTTCCTTAGCTTCCTATGAGCAAGCAAGACAGCACTGAGATTcctctgtgtgtacatgtgtattatatttttaaacagtaacaaggcttgagaagaaaataaactacattAAGTCATTTGACTCATTTAGATATAAGTTAAAGTTTTCCAACTGTTTCCTTTAATACTGTAACTACCATCATAACTAGAAACGGTAAACTAGGATTGAATTCCTACCAATTTTTGCCAAGACTACATCCTCGGGCTACAATATTGTAGGTGATGACAGTCCTCTTTGCAGATCATTCTAACAATGTTACTTATAACATCTCTGAGGGTTAAACATAGGCTGTTATTTTAACAGTGCTTGCTTTTTCctttacaaataaatgtctctctttagGCTCTATTTCAGTCTCCATGAGTAACAGTTTTCTTTGGTGACTAACCCTATTTTCCTGAAGACAGAAGTATTGATATTATGATCACCCTATGTAGAAACAATGTCAGTAAAAAGAATATCAACATGTAACTTCTCTAATGGCTTTAACTTGATGTAATCAACTTAACTGAGGTCAAATTCACCAAATTTATGTGCATAACTTGACAAATAAATGTATCaacaaatgataataaatatCATCACCACCATGAcatagaacattttttcattataataaagagtttagttttaattattgCTCATGCTAATGTAAAAGATTAAGTTTTTATTGGTTATATTTTTCATAGCCCTCTTTTGCACTGGCTCCCTATCATTTCCCTACGTAATGCATATAAATGtctaagaaagaattcaaagcagAGGAAAGAGGATGCAACCAGCTTGTGAGACATATGCATACAGTTACCTCCAAAGCTTTCTTACTCAAAACAATTATATCTGTTTTAAGTAGGATTTGAAGacttagagggttttttttaatgttcaaccTGGGTCTGTTTTATTCTTACCATATTTGTTCTAACTATAAGGTTAGATTTAAAAGTAACAGCAACAATGATACTCCTATTGACATAACATATATAATGCCTATGCTGGACAGGCAGCTGTGAGGTGGCAACTGTGTACTGTAAAATCTGGTTTCTCATAGACCCAAGTCCAAATTCCAGCTTTGTCACTGGTTAGTCATATGACTGTGAGTAAGTTATTCATCCCTCTGCGACTGACTCCTTCACAGAACTGCTGTGATCAGGCAAGATCTGAAGGTAAATTATGTTATCCCTCCTCTTCTTTAATGCACATGAGCACTGGAAGATTCAGCATTACTTTTATTACTTGCAGATATGTAAATGCTAACAATATTCCACTCTCGTTTCAAAAACTCTAAATTATGTAACACCAAACAATTTACGTCAACATAAGTATGACATGTGCTAGTGGCAAACTCTGaatttgtttcttcctctgcaaaGGAAGAAATTACTAATCCCAATATAGCTACCTATTCATTGGGTAACTACAAAGTACCAGATGCAGTTGGAGATTCTTAACATATATCACCTGtaattcttaaaacaattttgaaagatAGGCATTATTATTCCCATCTCTCAGTCCTTTAAAGCCTTACTATTAGAAATGAGTGGACCAGAAATAGCATCAGTTATCACTAGGGAACCGATAAAAATACAGAATCTGGGCCCTTCCTCTGCATTTCAACAATACCTCCGTATTATTCATACGCATATCAAAGTTTGAGAAAGCACTGCCCTATGGTTCCTTCCAACCCTGCGAATCACAAATCAATATAATGATGCTAATACCCATCCTGTAGTGCTTAA
Encoded proteins:
- the LOC128780753 gene encoding olfactory receptor 52H1-like gives rise to the protein MYNLSCYNPSSFILVGIPGLEKFHIWIGIPFCVIYVVAIVGNCILLYLIAVEHSLHEPMFFFLSMLATTDLVLSIATVPKLLSNLWLGSQEITFSGCLTQMFFLHFSFVVDSAILLVMAFDLYVAICFPLRYTVILTPQVIIKLVVSIVARSFSVILPDVFLLKRLPFCRTRIIPHTYCIW